A region from the Dehalococcoides mccartyi CG5 genome encodes:
- the plsY gene encoding glycerol-3-phosphate 1-O-acyltransferase PlsY, with amino-acid sequence MLIAKLLLVVIVSYILGSIPFGYLVSHRGSKIDIRSFGSGRTGATNVLRTMGRKAALLVASLDVIKGASAVAFAGLVIGTEALAFGTNGMALLFAQVLAGLAAVAGHIWPVFLKFRGGRGVATFFGGMIALCPVAAIFGGEVLIIGAGLSGFASLGSITGVVGAYALLVPLTLISGFPTEYMIYAVIGSLLITIMHRDNIKRLLAGKERKLNEKAR; translated from the coding sequence ATGTTAATTGCCAAGCTGCTGCTTGTTGTTATAGTAAGTTATATCCTTGGTTCAATACCCTTTGGCTATCTGGTCAGCCACCGCGGCTCCAAAATAGATATCCGCAGTTTCGGCAGTGGACGCACCGGTGCCACCAATGTACTGCGCACCATGGGCAGAAAAGCCGCTTTGCTGGTGGCCTCTTTGGATGTTATCAAAGGGGCTTCGGCTGTAGCTTTTGCCGGGCTGGTCATAGGCACTGAAGCACTGGCTTTCGGTACCAATGGCATGGCTCTTCTATTCGCTCAGGTTCTAGCCGGGCTGGCGGCGGTTGCCGGTCATATCTGGCCGGTATTCCTCAAATTCCGCGGTGGACGGGGTGTGGCTACTTTCTTCGGAGGCATGATTGCCCTGTGTCCGGTGGCTGCTATATTCGGCGGCGAAGTGCTGATAATAGGTGCCGGACTTTCCGGTTTTGCCTCTCTGGGTTCCATAACGGGGGTGGTTGGTGCTTATGCTTTGCTGGTACCCCTTACCCTGATCAGCGGATTCCCCACCGAATATATGATATACGCGGTTATAGGTTCACTCCTTATCACCATTATGCACCGCGATAATATTAAGCGGCTTCTGGCAGGTAAAGAACGCAAGCTCAACGAAAAAGCCCGCTAA
- a CDS encoding phosphatase PAP2 family protein codes for MAKLRNYLPYLILLGMFGLLAWLVYLNPVLGVDTTVSGFIQGISLPGFNGFMGFISRLGNFPAWVISPVAAVIWLWCKGYRLQSVICGLVPAVTALIVGISKWIIDRPRPYGLEDGGTSFPSGHTAYALACYGVIFFLIPRFIRDPLLRLVLRLVCLVPILFMGISRVYLNAHWPSDVLASYLLAGAVLGIGLTYLWQRLAKGVNHA; via the coding sequence TTGGCAAAACTGCGTAATTATCTGCCGTACCTGATACTGCTGGGCATGTTTGGCCTGCTGGCATGGCTGGTTTATTTAAACCCTGTTTTAGGGGTGGATACGACTGTTTCGGGGTTTATTCAGGGCATTTCACTGCCCGGTTTTAACGGATTTATGGGTTTCATTTCCCGTCTTGGAAACTTCCCGGCTTGGGTTATCTCACCGGTTGCGGCGGTAATCTGGCTGTGGTGCAAAGGCTATCGGTTGCAATCTGTAATTTGCGGGCTGGTTCCGGCTGTTACCGCCCTGATAGTGGGTATATCTAAATGGATTATTGATCGTCCTCGTCCTTACGGCCTTGAAGACGGCGGCACCAGTTTCCCATCAGGGCATACCGCCTATGCTTTGGCTTGCTACGGGGTGATATTCTTTCTGATACCCCGTTTTATCCGGGATCCTTTACTGCGTTTGGTGCTAAGACTGGTCTGCCTTGTCCCCATACTTTTTATGGGCATTTCCAGAGTATATCTGAATGCCCACTGGCCCAGTGATGTACTGGCGTCTTACCTGCTGGCAGGGGCAGTGCTGGGTATAGGGCTGACCTATCTGTGGCAGAGATTAGCCAAAGGAGTAAACCATGCCTGA
- the mutM gene encoding DNA-formamidopyrimidine glycosylase, which yields MPELPEVETVKNEIMPHLLGKKIIRMEALWAKTLCPPEADFNALASGTCVTGLSRRGKYIIISLSSGLFISVHLKMSGGLTAIRAENGQAPRFTRAIFHLENGEQVYFTDIRKFGRITLLAGLNSVLEKLGPEPLEETFTAGVFWHRLSGRKGPIKAVLLDQKVLAGVGNMYADEALFKACLNPLRSAESLSMAEVERLHSAIQSVLHKAIQNKGASVSTYHRPDGSKGGAQLEFNVAHRRGESCPVCGAPITRQLIRQRACYFCPRCQS from the coding sequence ATGCCTGAATTGCCTGAAGTTGAAACGGTAAAGAATGAAATAATGCCCCATTTGCTGGGTAAAAAGATAATCCGCATGGAAGCTTTGTGGGCCAAAACTCTTTGCCCGCCCGAAGCGGATTTTAACGCACTGGCATCAGGTACATGTGTAACCGGGCTGAGCCGCCGTGGCAAGTATATTATCATTAGCCTGAGCAGCGGGTTATTTATCAGTGTCCACCTGAAAATGAGCGGCGGACTGACGGCAATCAGGGCTGAAAACGGTCAAGCCCCCCGCTTTACCAGAGCCATTTTCCATCTGGAAAATGGAGAGCAGGTATATTTTACCGATATACGCAAATTCGGGAGGATAACCCTGCTTGCCGGTTTGAACTCTGTTTTAGAAAAACTGGGGCCTGAACCTCTGGAGGAAACTTTTACCGCCGGTGTATTTTGGCATCGTCTCTCAGGGCGCAAAGGACCTATAAAAGCGGTACTGCTTGACCAGAAGGTACTGGCTGGGGTGGGCAATATGTACGCAGATGAAGCCCTGTTTAAAGCCTGCCTGAACCCGCTCCGTTCGGCTGAAAGCCTGAGTATGGCAGAGGTGGAAAGACTGCATTCAGCTATTCAGTCAGTTTTACATAAAGCTATACAAAACAAGGGGGCAAGTGTCAGCACCTATCATCGCCCTGACGGCTCAAAGGGCGGTGCCCAGCTGGAGTTTAATGTTGCCCATCGCAGGGGCGAATCTTGCCCGGTTTGCGGTGCTCCCATAACCCGCCAGCTGATACGCCAGCGAGCCTGTTACTTCTGTCCCCGTTGCCAGTCCTGA
- the polA gene encoding DNA polymerase I codes for MSKPVIVLFDGTNLVHRAYHVLPPLTVRKTGEVVGAAFGFASILIKVLTDLKPDCYAISFDKKGPTFRHEMFKDYKAQRPPMPDELVSQLGRVRQIVDAFNMPVYEQSGFEADDVLGTLATRAAAEGMEVIIASGDADSMQLVSPDIRILYPGPAGSFSNTSLYDEAAVRAKYGLGPEHVADYKALMGDPSDNIPGVPGIGPKTAQKLIEEYGGIEDIYKNLDKISPPGLQKKLADNAEVARQSKILTTIVCDLPLDFSIQECRSEHYNRQKVVDLFRELEFFRLINRLPGGENPGGGMTDMFNTPQKVETRYIVANGQNLDSIVKRFTETKELALAVSGTSEEAIDARLTALAISPAEGEAYFISAEFIGSASDGQMFVSEGHPGLIALLTNKNITKTAHNAKYLMNLLASAGQEIQGLDFDTMLSAHLLGEKNLGIKDLVFEHFGVEIADVENILTQNGKKKSFSASELSEAAQLVADYTFRLKGLFAAQLAETKLIDLFVNVEMPLVPILLGMERSGIMLDTDLLKGMAEKVGGQIFKLEEAIYAQAGHSFNIGSPQQLGRILFDELKLPVIKKTKTGYSTGAEVLDELKGEHRIVDLILEYRMLVKLKSTYLDTLPRMVNPHTRRLHTSFNQTRTATGRLSSSEPNLQNIPVRGEMGREIRRAFIAPKGTVMLAGDYSQIDLRVLAHLSGDPALIEAFLKDQDIHTATAARLLNILPSEVTKEQRRLAKTVNFGVIYGMSSYGLEQATELSLAEADKFIKAYFEKYPRVAIYFAEIKHQARTNGYVETLLGRRRYIPEINSPNRILRESAERMAINMPVQGTSADIIKLAMVRLDEKLKEEKLESRLLLQVHDELIFEVPDAELKRMSALLMETMSGAVTFEIPLKVELKSGANWGDME; via the coding sequence ATGAGTAAACCTGTAATTGTCCTTTTTGACGGCACAAATCTGGTTCATCGGGCATATCATGTACTGCCACCTCTTACAGTCCGCAAAACAGGTGAAGTGGTGGGGGCGGCCTTTGGTTTTGCCTCTATACTTATAAAAGTCTTAACCGACCTGAAACCGGATTGTTACGCTATATCCTTTGATAAAAAAGGCCCTACCTTCAGGCATGAGATGTTCAAGGACTACAAAGCCCAACGTCCGCCCATGCCTGACGAGCTTGTCAGCCAGCTGGGACGGGTACGCCAGATTGTGGATGCTTTCAATATGCCTGTATACGAACAGAGCGGTTTTGAGGCAGATGATGTGCTGGGCACACTGGCTACCAGAGCCGCCGCCGAAGGCATGGAGGTTATAATAGCCTCCGGAGACGCAGACTCCATGCAGTTGGTCAGTCCGGATATTCGTATTCTGTATCCCGGCCCGGCCGGTTCTTTTTCCAATACCAGTCTGTATGACGAGGCGGCAGTAAGGGCAAAGTACGGTTTAGGGCCGGAGCATGTCGCAGATTACAAAGCCCTTATGGGTGATCCGTCTGACAACATACCCGGAGTACCCGGCATAGGCCCGAAAACTGCCCAGAAACTTATAGAAGAATACGGCGGCATAGAAGATATATATAAAAATCTGGATAAAATAAGCCCGCCCGGTCTCCAAAAGAAACTGGCAGACAACGCCGAAGTAGCCCGCCAGAGTAAAATATTAACTACGATTGTGTGTGATCTGCCGCTGGATTTCAGTATTCAGGAATGTAGATCGGAACACTATAACCGCCAAAAGGTGGTAGACCTTTTTCGTGAACTGGAGTTTTTCAGGCTGATTAACCGCCTGCCAGGCGGTGAAAATCCTGGCGGCGGTATGACAGATATGTTTAACACCCCCCAAAAGGTTGAAACCCGCTATATTGTAGCCAACGGGCAGAATCTAGACAGCATCGTGAAGCGGTTCACGGAAACCAAAGAGCTGGCACTGGCAGTTTCGGGCACTTCCGAAGAAGCTATAGATGCCCGCCTGACTGCGCTGGCAATTTCACCGGCAGAGGGCGAAGCCTATTTTATTTCTGCAGAATTTATCGGTAGTGCTTCGGATGGGCAGATGTTTGTTTCCGAAGGTCACCCGGGTTTGATTGCCCTGCTTACGAATAAAAATATAACCAAGACCGCTCATAATGCCAAGTACCTCATGAATCTGCTGGCTTCAGCCGGGCAGGAAATACAGGGACTGGACTTTGATACCATGCTTTCTGCCCACCTGCTGGGTGAAAAAAATCTGGGTATAAAAGACTTGGTATTTGAACACTTCGGGGTGGAAATTGCTGATGTTGAAAACATACTTACTCAGAACGGCAAGAAAAAGAGCTTCAGTGCATCAGAGCTTTCAGAAGCCGCCCAGTTGGTGGCTGATTACACCTTCCGCCTCAAGGGTCTGTTTGCCGCCCAGCTTGCCGAAACCAAGCTGATAGATTTGTTTGTCAATGTTGAAATGCCTTTGGTACCTATATTACTGGGTATGGAGCGTAGCGGTATTATGCTGGATACCGATTTGCTCAAAGGTATGGCCGAAAAGGTGGGCGGGCAGATATTTAAACTGGAAGAAGCCATATATGCCCAAGCGGGACACAGCTTCAACATAGGTTCTCCCCAGCAGCTGGGGCGGATACTTTTTGACGAACTGAAACTGCCGGTTATCAAAAAAACCAAGACCGGTTATTCCACCGGGGCAGAGGTACTGGATGAACTGAAGGGTGAACACCGGATTGTAGACCTGATACTTGAATATCGTATGCTGGTCAAACTGAAATCTACCTATCTGGATACTCTGCCGCGTATGGTGAATCCGCATACCCGTCGCCTGCATACCAGTTTCAACCAGACCAGAACGGCTACCGGCAGATTGTCTTCCAGTGAACCGAATCTGCAAAATATACCCGTCAGGGGTGAAATGGGCAGAGAAATACGGCGGGCATTTATTGCCCCGAAGGGTACCGTAATGCTGGCTGGAGATTACTCCCAGATAGACCTGCGGGTGCTGGCCCATCTTTCCGGAGACCCTGCCCTGATAGAGGCTTTTCTTAAGGACCAGGATATCCACACTGCTACCGCTGCCAGATTGCTGAATATACTCCCGTCTGAAGTGACAAAGGAACAACGCCGTCTGGCTAAAACGGTGAATTTCGGAGTGATATATGGCATGAGCAGCTACGGGTTGGAACAGGCTACCGAGCTTTCACTGGCAGAGGCCGACAAATTTATCAAGGCATATTTTGAAAAATACCCGCGGGTAGCTATTTACTTTGCGGAGATTAAGCATCAGGCTCGGACTAACGGGTACGTTGAGACCCTGCTGGGAAGACGCCGGTATATACCTGAAATCAATTCGCCCAACCGGATTTTGCGTGAATCGGCCGAACGTATGGCCATAAATATGCCTGTTCAGGGTACGTCTGCGGATATTATCAAGCTGGCTATGGTCAGGCTGGATGAAAAACTGAAAGAAGAAAAGCTGGAAAGCCGCCTGCTACTTCAGGTGCATGACGAGCTTATATTTGAAGTGCCTGACGCAGAGCTTAAGCGTATGAGTGCTTTGCTTATGGAAACTATGTCAGGTGCAGTCACCTTTGAAATACCGCTTAAGGTTGAGCTTAAGTCCGGAGCAAACTGGGGAGATATGGAGTAA
- a CDS encoding rhodanese-like domain-containing protein — MSFKRSLTAVLALCMVFTGTLTGCDTDRTDPLDNTDSNLTKVQDISVDEAKDLIDRNTNSTEFVILDVRTPSEYAQGHIAGAVNLDYYASFENSLFALDKNKTYLVYCRSGNRSVSASQLMVDNGFTSIYNMLGGINVWIANGLPLAT; from the coding sequence ATGTCTTTCAAACGTAGTCTGACCGCCGTACTGGCGTTATGCATGGTATTTACCGGAACTCTGACAGGCTGTGATACAGATAGAACTGACCCTTTAGATAATACTGATAGTAATTTGACTAAGGTGCAGGATATATCTGTTGACGAAGCCAAAGACCTTATAGACCGGAATACCAACTCAACTGAATTTGTTATTTTAGATGTGCGTACCCCCTCCGAATATGCTCAAGGGCATATTGCCGGTGCTGTAAATCTGGATTATTATGCTTCCTTTGAAAATTCGCTTTTCGCTTTGGATAAAAATAAAACTTACCTTGTCTATTGCCGTTCAGGTAACCGCTCTGTCTCTGCCTCCCAGCTTATGGTGGATAATGGCTTTACCAGCATATATAACATGCTGGGCGGTATAAACGTCTGGATTGCGAATGGACTGCCGCTGGCAACCTAG
- the der gene encoding ribosome biogenesis GTPase Der, whose protein sequence is MSNTTTPIIAIVGRQNVGKSTLLNRLAHKNLAITEDLPGTTRDRLFATVSWLDRRLIMVDTGGLDPDIESVIGQQVNIQISLAIKEADLVLLVVDVKDGLITPDYEMADIIRRTGKPVILVANKADNLKMGQEATEFYSLGFGEPAVISAFHGTGISDLMDRVMEELPDQPIATPEEDTSVKLALVGRTNVGKSTLLNTFLGEERSIVSNIPGTTRDAIDTPLDFDGTNVLLIDTAGIRRRGKVESGVEKYSVLRALKAIDRADVVLLVMDTEELVTAQDTHIAGYVRDTAKGIIIILNKWDLGKGQDKAEVTQTIQSRFKFLDYAPILFVSGKTGRGVDTIIPMALKVQEERSKRIPTAKVNSVVTEALSAHTPPRQGKVQLKIFYATQAETNPPSFVFFVNNPKLVHFSYERFIENRLRESFGFFGTPIRLTFKARGEKC, encoded by the coding sequence ATGAGTAATACTACCACCCCTATTATAGCCATTGTAGGGCGACAAAACGTGGGTAAATCCACTTTGCTAAACCGCCTTGCCCATAAAAATCTGGCCATTACCGAAGACCTGCCCGGTACTACCCGTGACCGCCTGTTTGCTACCGTAAGCTGGCTGGACCGCAGGCTGATTATGGTGGATACCGGCGGACTTGACCCGGATATTGAAAGCGTTATTGGCCAGCAGGTCAATATCCAGATAAGCCTGGCCATAAAGGAAGCTGACCTGGTGCTTCTGGTGGTAGATGTAAAAGACGGTTTGATTACGCCTGATTATGAAATGGCCGATATCATCCGCCGCACCGGCAAGCCGGTTATACTGGTTGCCAATAAAGCCGACAACCTGAAAATGGGCCAGGAAGCCACCGAATTTTACAGTTTGGGTTTTGGCGAACCTGCGGTTATAAGTGCTTTCCACGGCACCGGTATTTCAGACCTGATGGACCGCGTAATGGAGGAATTGCCCGACCAGCCCATTGCCACCCCTGAAGAAGACACTTCAGTTAAACTGGCACTTGTCGGCAGAACCAATGTCGGTAAATCCACTCTGCTTAATACCTTCCTGGGAGAGGAACGCTCAATAGTAAGCAATATACCCGGTACTACCAGAGATGCCATTGACACACCTCTTGACTTTGATGGTACTAATGTGCTACTTATAGATACTGCAGGGATAAGGCGACGCGGCAAAGTTGAGAGCGGTGTTGAGAAATACAGTGTACTCAGAGCCCTGAAGGCCATTGACCGGGCGGATGTAGTTCTGCTGGTTATGGACACCGAAGAACTGGTTACTGCTCAGGACACTCACATTGCCGGATATGTCCGGGATACCGCCAAAGGTATTATCATTATCCTGAATAAATGGGATCTGGGTAAAGGCCAGGATAAAGCGGAAGTGACGCAGACTATCCAGAGTAGATTTAAGTTCCTAGATTACGCTCCGATATTGTTTGTCTCAGGCAAAACCGGACGTGGTGTTGATACTATTATCCCCATGGCCCTAAAGGTACAGGAAGAACGCAGCAAGCGTATCCCCACCGCCAAGGTAAACAGCGTGGTTACCGAAGCCCTTTCCGCCCATACCCCGCCCCGTCAGGGCAAAGTCCAGTTAAAAATCTTCTACGCTACCCAGGCAGAAACCAATCCGCCTTCGTTCGTATTTTTTGTCAACAACCCTAAACTGGTTCATTTTTCTTATGAACGTTTTATTGAAAATCGTCTCAGGGAGTCTTTCGGATTTTTTGGTACGCCTATCCGTTTAACTTTTAAAGCCCGAGGTGAAAAATGTTAA
- the argF gene encoding ornithine carbamoyltransferase — protein sequence MNTKDLLSISDLSPDDIGRLLSDAVELKARGWNNSLSGKTLALVFEKPSLRTRVSFELAMKQMGGEALYLSPAEVGLGKREPVADVARVLSRFVDVIACRTFGHETLVQLAKYADIPVINALSDLEHPCQALADILTIYEKKGDLKGLSLAYIGDGNNCANSLLLACAMTGINCRLASPKGYLVDKDLFARAEAYAEDSGAELYSETDLKTALRGADVIYTDVWTSMGQEAETEKRLKDFTGFQVNAKLVSMAKKDAIIMHPLPAHYGEEVDREILECPQSVIFDQAENRLHAQKAVLRDMLGGLEIGGRH from the coding sequence GTGAACACCAAGGATCTGCTCTCTATTTCAGACCTTTCCCCTGATGATATCGGGCGTCTGCTTTCAGATGCCGTTGAACTTAAAGCCAGGGGCTGGAACAACAGCCTCTCAGGTAAAACTCTGGCTCTGGTATTTGAAAAACCCTCCCTACGTACCCGTGTCAGCTTTGAGCTAGCCATGAAGCAGATGGGCGGAGAAGCACTATACCTTTCTCCGGCTGAAGTGGGTTTGGGCAAACGCGAACCGGTGGCTGACGTAGCCAGAGTCCTTTCCCGTTTTGTAGATGTTATCGCCTGCCGCACATTCGGGCATGAAACTCTGGTGCAACTGGCAAAATATGCGGATATACCCGTTATCAACGCTCTCTCGGACTTGGAGCATCCCTGCCAAGCGCTGGCAGATATCCTAACCATTTACGAGAAGAAGGGCGACCTGAAGGGACTTAGTCTGGCTTATATAGGTGATGGCAATAACTGTGCCAACAGCCTCCTGCTGGCCTGCGCCATGACTGGTATAAACTGCCGGCTGGCTTCACCTAAAGGCTATCTGGTAGACAAAGACCTGTTTGCCAGAGCGGAAGCCTATGCTGAGGACAGCGGGGCTGAACTCTACAGCGAAACAGACCTTAAAACCGCTCTGCGCGGAGCAGATGTAATTTATACAGATGTCTGGACCAGCATGGGACAGGAAGCTGAAACTGAAAAACGCCTCAAGGACTTTACGGGGTTTCAGGTTAATGCCAAGCTGGTTTCCATGGCTAAGAAAGATGCCATCATCATGCACCCTCTGCCGGCTCACTACGGCGAAGAGGTTGACCGGGAAATACTGGAATGCCCTCAGTCTGTTATCTTTGACCAGGCCGAAAACCGGCTGCATGCCCAAAAGGCTGTTTTAAGAGATATGCTGGGTGGACTGGAGATAGGCGGCCGGCATTAA
- the mscL gene encoding large conductance mechanosensitive channel protein MscL, translating into MFKEFKIFIMRGNVVDLAVGIVIGAAFGAIVNSLVKDVLMPPIGLLLGNVDFGNLFIVLKEGAIGGPYESLLVAQTAGAVTINYGVFINALINFLILAMAIFFFVVRPLNQLAARQKSKEAVIPAQTDKKDCPYCATQIPLKASKCPYCTSELM; encoded by the coding sequence ATGTTTAAAGAGTTTAAAATCTTTATCATGCGCGGCAATGTAGTAGATCTGGCTGTGGGTATTGTAATTGGCGCAGCCTTCGGGGCTATTGTAAACTCACTGGTAAAAGATGTGCTGATGCCCCCTATCGGCTTGCTTTTGGGCAATGTTGATTTTGGCAATCTGTTTATCGTCCTTAAGGAAGGTGCCATTGGCGGGCCGTATGAATCCCTGCTGGTTGCCCAAACAGCGGGCGCTGTAACCATAAACTACGGGGTATTTATTAACGCCTTAATCAACTTTTTAATACTGGCTATGGCTATCTTCTTTTTTGTGGTAAGGCCGCTGAACCAGCTGGCTGCCCGCCAGAAAAGTAAAGAAGCTGTCATTCCTGCCCAAACTGATAAGAAAGATTGCCCTTACTGCGCTACCCAAATACCCTTGAAAGCCAGTAAATGCCCTTACTGTACTTCAGAGCTTATGTAG